DNA from Verrucomicrobiota bacterium:
AAGGTTGGTCCGGCTACCCTGCCGTCGCCGGGCAAGGCTTGGATTTAGCCCTGCGATGAGCAGGCAGGTCGCTTCGGCTTTTGCATGATTTTCTTGCGGGCTAAAAAGCTTGTTGCGGCTGCGACTCCTTCTCAATTAGGCAAACCTAACCGGCGTCCCTCGACAGGCTGGTCATTGTACATAGAATGCCACACTGCTCGTGAGGGCAGCCCTTTCCAATATAATGCCTGGACGGCTAGTCCTGCCTGGACGGCTAGTCCTGCCTGGACGGCTAGCCCCGCCTGGACGGCTAGCGGCTTAGGCACGGCGTGGATAGGGGGGCGCACCGCTCCCGCCGGCGAACGTAAAGGCGTGCCGGGGGGAGCTTGTTAGAACTTAACTATGATCAAAGCTTTCAATGAGCTGAAGGAAAATGAAGTGTTGGCCCTGGCCGTCTCGCTTGAAGAGGAGGACGGGCGCATTTACGGGGAGTTTGCCGAACGGGTCAAGGACGCCTACCCCGCCACGGCGTCAATCCTGGTGTCGATGCACGAGGAGGAAGCCAAGCACCGGCGCGCGCTTATCGACCTTTACCAGCAAAAATTCGGCAACTTCATTCCTCTGATCCGGCGTCAGGATGTCCGTGGATTCGTTAAGCGCCGCCCGATCTGGCTTAACAAGGTGCTCGGATTGGCCCAGATCCGGAGCGCCGTGCAAACCATGGAATCCGAGACCCGCCGCTTTTACCTGCGGGCGGCGCAGAGGGCGGCCTCGCCGGACCTGCGCAAGCTGCTGGGGGATCTGGCCGACGACGAGAGGGGTCACGAGAAGCTGGCCGACAAAATGGCGCACGAGAAGGAGAAATCCGGCGAGTTCGGTTCCGAAGACGAAGCCAACCGTAAGCTTTTCGTCCTGCAGGTCGTCCAGCCCGGGTTGGCGGGGCTGATGGATGGTTCGGTCTCGACCCTGGCGCCGGTTTTTGCGGCGGCATTCGCCACCAAGAGTAGCTGGGATGCGTTCCTGGTGGGTATCGCCGCGTCGGTCGGTGCGGGCATCAGCATGGGGTTTGCCGAAGCCCTCTCGGATGACGGCGCGCTGAGCGGCCGAGGCAGACCGTTGCTCCGCGGCGGGGTTTGCGGTTTGATGACCACGGCGGGCGGCATCGGTCACACGATTCCGTTCCTGATCCCCAATTTTTATCTGGCGACCGGGATCGCGGTCGCGGTGGTGGCGATCGAACTGATCGTGATCGCGTACATCCGCAACCATTTCATGGATACGCCGCTGCTCTCGGCAATTTTCCAGGTTGTCCTCGGCGGTGTGCTGGTCTTTCTGGCAGGCATTCTGATAGGCTCGTTCTGAACCGCGGCCGGCCGCAGACCGGACTGCCCGCGGGTTTGCCCTTGCCCCAGCCGCACGTGTCAGAGCATGAACATCCTTGCGATCCTGCAAAGTCTCACCCCGAAACAACGCAACGCCGTGGTTGCGGCGTACCTGGGGTGGACGCTCGATGCCTTCGATTTTTTTATCCTGATTTTCGTTCTTAAAGACGTCATCAGAGAATTTCACAGCGACCTGAGCGCGGTCTCTTTCACGGTAAATCTTACCCTGGCGATGCGACCGGTGGGGGCGCTGTT
Protein-coding regions in this window:
- a CDS encoding rubrerythrin, translating into MIKAFNELKENEVLALAVSLEEEDGRIYGEFAERVKDAYPATASILVSMHEEEAKHRRALIDLYQQKFGNFIPLIRRQDVRGFVKRRPIWLNKVLGLAQIRSAVQTMESETRRFYLRAAQRAASPDLRKLLGDLADDERGHEKLADKMAHEKEKSGEFGSEDEANRKLFVLQVVQPGLAGLMDGSVSTLAPVFAAAFATKSSWDAFLVGIAASVGAGISMGFAEALSDDGALSGRGRPLLRGGVCGLMTTAGGIGHTIPFLIPNFYLATGIAVAVVAIELIVIAYIRNHFMDTPLLSAIFQVVLGGVLVFLAGILIGSF